The Panicum virgatum strain AP13 chromosome 5K, P.virgatum_v5, whole genome shotgun sequence genome has a window encoding:
- the LOC120710653 gene encoding uncharacterized protein LOC120710653, whose product MAAGLLAVAAAAAVLAAAAAALPVLADDKECFENCFKHCVGNDKSMTDYCNYACGMTCGPNDHALRRPLAGAAAIAGLPINCQLACVRESCHPLQADGKDTEACYGQCYRSCKTKGGLPRPLGAGTVRPPAALPDHRFHKMQDAVQPTAEPDPDDVGRRARGPLA is encoded by the exons ATGGCTGCCGGGCTACTAGCGGTTGCCGCAGCCGCAgcggtgctggcggcggcggcggcggcgctgccggtaCTCGCGGACGACAAGGAGTGCTTCGAGAACTGCTTCAAGCACTGCGTCGGCAACGACAAGTCCATGACCGACTACTGCAACTACGCCTGCGGCATGACCTGCGGGCCCAACGACCAcgcgctccgccgccccctcgcgggcgccgccgccatcgccggcctcCCCATAAACTGCCAGCTCGCCTGCGTCAGGGAGTCCTGCCACCCTCTCCAAGCAG ATGGCAAGGACACGGAGGCCTGCTACGGGCAGTGCTACCGCAGCTGCAAGACCAAGGGCGGCCTGCCGAGGCCTCTCGGCGCCGGCACTGTCCGGCCACCGGCGGCGTTGCCCGACCACCGCTTCCACAAGATGCAGGACGCCGTCCAGCCAACGGCGGAGCCGGACCCTGACGACGTCGGCCGTCGAGCACGGGGACCCCTCGCCTGA